The Streptomyces tubercidicus DNA segment ATCGCACGTTTGCGGGCGGCGGCCAGGCGGAGCAGTCCGAGGTGGACCGGATCTTCGGGGCGTTGGGAGCCGCCAACGCCGGCTCCGCCGAGTTGCCGAAGGGGCACTCCACCGCCACCGCCGACCGCGTGCGCTCGGTGCTGCGCTCCGCGGATGCCCCGCTTTCCGCGCAGGACGTCGCCCTGCATGCTGGACTGAGTCGGCAGACCGCCCAGCGCTACCTCAAGCTCTTGGAACGCGCCGGGCGGGTGCGCCTCACGCTCAGGTACGGAGAGACCGGCCGCCCCGAGCACCGCTACGAGTGGGTGTAGGCCTGCAGGACGCTCACCCGGAGGGCGGGCGACGCACGGGGGGGGCGGTGGCATCCACAGTCGGCCTCGCCCCGTCTGCTCCTCCGTTCTCAGAGCCGGTCCGCCCCTGCTCCACCCGGGCTCGCCTAAGCCGCCCCCGCACCCGTGAGCGCCCGTACCTCAGTCTCCGCGTGCCGTGCCTCATCGGCGGCTTCCGGGGAAAGCACCGTTCCCAGCCAGCCCATCAGGAAGCCCAGTGGGATCGATACAACACCGGGGTTGTCGAGCGGGAAGACGGCGAAGTCCAGCCCGGGGAAGAGTGCTTCCGGGCTCCCGGAGACCACTGGTGAGAGGACGACCAGGGTGATCGCAGGCATCAGCCCGCCGTATACGGACCACACCGCGCCGCGGGTCGTGAAGCGTCGCCAGAAGAGGGTGAACAGCAGGACCGGCAGGTTGGCCGACGCGGCGACGGCGAACGCCAACCCGACCAAGAAGGCCACGTTCAAGTCCTGGGCAAGCAGGGCGAGGCCGATGGCAACCGCGCCGACGGCCACCGCTGCGATGCGCGCCACGGCCACCTCAGCTCGCTGGGCGTCCTGTGCCGTGTCACGCGGACGTCGTAGCGAGGCATACAGGTCGTGTGCAACGGAGGCGGACGACGCGAGCGTGATGCCGGCTACCACGGCCAGGATGGTGGCAAAAGCAACCGCGGCCACCACGGCGAAGAGCACCGTTCCGCCGGTCGAACCGGCGCCGCCTCCCAGGTCGAGGGCGAGCAGCGGGACAGCGGTGTTGCCTGCCGTATTGGACGCCCGGACGGCATCGCTGCCGAGTACTGCGGCGGCACCGAACCCGAGCACGATGGTCATCAGGTAGAAGCCACCGATCAGACCGATGGACCATACGACGGAGCGACGGGCGGAGCGCGCCGTGGGCACGGTGTAGAAGCGGGAGAGGATGTGCGGCAGCCCGGCCGTGCCCAGGACGAGCGCGATGCCGAGGCTGATGAAGTCGAGTCGCGAGGTCCAGTCGCCACCGTATTTGAGACCGGGCGCGAGGAAGTTGCGGCCGTGGCCGCTGCGTTCGGCGGCGGTGTTCAGCAGTTCGTTGATGTCGCCGTGGAAGCGGACCAGTACCAGGACGGTCAGGGCAACGGCGCCTCCCATGAGGAGTACGGCTTTGACGACCTGGATCCAGGTCGTGGCCCGCATGCCGCCGAAGGCGACGTAGACCACCATCAGGGCGCCGACCCCGATCACCATCCAGGTACGGGCCTGCTGGCCCGCGCCCCCCACGAGCAGGGCCACCAGGCTGCCCGCACCGACCATTTGCGCCACCAGGTAGAGCACGGACACAGTGACGGAGGCCGCGCCGGCCGCGAGACGGACGGGGCGTTCCCGCATACGGGCGGCGACGACATCGGCGAGGGTGAAGCTGCCGCAGTTGCGGACCAGTTCGGCGACGAGAAACAGGACGATGAGCCAGGCGACGAGGAATCCGACCGAGTACAGCAGGCCGTCGTATCCGAAGAGGGCGATCAGCCCGGAGATGCCGAGGAAAGAGGCGGCGGACATGTAGTCCCCCGCGATGGCGAATCCATTCTCCATGGGCGAGAAGAGTCTTCCGCCCGCGTAGAACTCCTCGGTGGAACCGCGCCTGCGGCGGCTCACCCAGGTGGTGATCGCCAGGGTGACGGCGATGAAGACGCTGAACAGAAGCAGCGCGAGGGTCTGGTGGTCACCGGTCACCGGGTGTTCCCTCCGGTCAGCTCCTGGGTTTCCCATCGAATGTCGAGCGCCGCACTGTCCCTGCGCAGCCGGGCATGGCGCGCGTACGCCCAGGTGAGCAGGAACGTGGTGGCGAACTGGCCGAGTCCGGCGAGCATGGCGACGTTCAGGGCACCTGCGACACGGTGGGCCATGAGGCCGGGCGCGGCGGTCGCCGCGATCACGTAGGCGAGGTACCAACCCAGAAAAACCGCCGTGCCGGGCAGAACGAACCGCCGGTAGCGGCGACGCACCTCCTGGAAAGCCGCGCTTCGCTGCACCGCCAGATAGACCTCGTCATACGGCGCGTACTGCGGTTCCGGTACCGGCGGCGGTGGCTGCGTGCCACCCCAGCCGCCAGTTGTCTCCGCCGCAGCGCCCAGTTCGCCCCACCCGGAGGCGAGAGCGTCGTACCAGGGGTCGTCGAGCCGTAGGGCCCCTGGTTCGCCGACCGACCGGCCGTCCTGCTTGTCCACCGAACTCTCCTTGATGCACGGGGCTGTTGTCCGTGCGGCCCAAGGGTGGACAGAAAGGGAGATCCTGGATGCTTCATTGCGAATCCTTCACCCCATCAGGTGATGGGTCAGCTGGGTGGCTGTGCGAGGCCGTGCCGGTACGCGTAGTGGATGACCTGGACCCCGGTCCCGTAGCTCCGCTTTGGTGACGAGATTGTTGATGTGGGTCTTCAGGGGCGCCCCCAAGCGAGTGCGTGGAGAGATGCAGCGTGCGCGCGGTTTCGGGGGTGGACTGTCCCGGCGGCGATCAGCCGCAGCACCTCCACCTCACGTGTGGTCAGCCCGCCTGGGGACTCGTCCGACGGCTGCGGCCGGGGGCACGGGCTCCGTGAAACGCACCAGGAGCCTGCGCTGGATCTTGGGCGGCAGCCCGGCCTCGCCCAGGAG contains these protein-coding regions:
- a CDS encoding DUF485 domain-containing protein, with translation MDKQDGRSVGEPGALRLDDPWYDALASGWGELGAAAETTGGWGGTQPPPPVPEPQYAPYDEVYLAVQRSAAFQEVRRRYRRFVLPGTAVFLGWYLAYVIAATAAPGLMAHRVAGALNVAMLAGLGQFATTFLLTWAYARHARLRRDSAALDIRWETQELTGGNTR
- a CDS encoding cation acetate symporter, with product MTGDHQTLALLLFSVFIAVTLAITTWVSRRRRGSTEEFYAGGRLFSPMENGFAIAGDYMSAASFLGISGLIALFGYDGLLYSVGFLVAWLIVLFLVAELVRNCGSFTLADVVAARMRERPVRLAAGAASVTVSVLYLVAQMVGAGSLVALLVGGAGQQARTWMVIGVGALMVVYVAFGGMRATTWIQVVKAVLLMGGAVALTVLVLVRFHGDINELLNTAAERSGHGRNFLAPGLKYGGDWTSRLDFISLGIALVLGTAGLPHILSRFYTVPTARSARRSVVWSIGLIGGFYLMTIVLGFGAAAVLGSDAVRASNTAGNTAVPLLALDLGGGAGSTGGTVLFAVVAAVAFATILAVVAGITLASSASVAHDLYASLRRPRDTAQDAQRAEVAVARIAAVAVGAVAIGLALLAQDLNVAFLVGLAFAVAASANLPVLLFTLFWRRFTTRGAVWSVYGGLMPAITLVVLSPVVSGSPEALFPGLDFAVFPLDNPGVVSIPLGFLMGWLGTVLSPEAADEARHAETEVRALTGAGAA